In one window of Ptiloglossa arizonensis isolate GNS036 chromosome 5, iyPtiAriz1_principal, whole genome shotgun sequence DNA:
- the LOC143147244 gene encoding arrestin domain-containing protein 17 has product MEEEMESETDRSIAETLLKSIGFQRIDIVFDHPQQVYYSGHQVSGNVHLDADEPVGALGIRLKYKGEAQVYFTDRSAGIRRKFSASESYLHVETYLVGDGKKKSMIASGVYPFSLTLPENLPCSFEGRYGRVRYSIRAFLDLTTATKIYRFPANIIPFTVAPILDLNRDPLAPLPINVQHTKVYMGQTEPLTMSMSLPIHGYVPGQAIPIRIVMTNPTTVVVKKIRIVFKKVVSYHSTEKSRKHKEIVVEVEQPVNKNSDTYDVTFDVPAVPPTGMIYCNIIDVFYTLKVEACVEMSEWFYRMFQKNLKLRTNIVVGTVPLQNYETPQKTYDMTEALSFHPPCTRSVEEFTNDTSTFKNFEEEETSKPNLSLPLYEKSQIYRSSKPDKDDPTGDEGDSDGEVKPYSPMYRVYKFQNIAQEG; this is encoded by the exons ATGGAGGAAGAGATGGAATCTGAAACCGACCGGTCAATCGCCGAGACTCTATTGAAAAG CATTGGCTTCCAACGCATCGATATCGTCTTCGATCATCCTCAACAGGTATATTATAGTGGACATCAAGTTTCAGGTAATGTTCACTTGGACGCCGATGAACCTGTAGGCGCTTTAG GAATTAGACTTAAGTACAAGGGAGAGGCACAGGTGTATTTCACCGATCGATCGGCTGGCATTCGACGTAAGTTTTCGGCGTCCGAGAGTTACCTCCACGTGGAAACTTATCTCGTAGGTG ATGGTAAAAAAAAGTCTATGATAGCCAGCGGCGTCTACCCGTTCAGCCTAACACTTCCAGAAAACTTGCCGTGCAGTTTTGAGGGCCGATATGGACGAGTACGGTACTCGATTAGGGCATTCTTGGATCTAACGACCGCAACGAAGATTTATCGATTTCCCGCCAATATTATTCCATTCACCGTGGCTCCCATTCTTGACCTTAATCGAGATCCTCTCGCTCCC TTGCCCATAAACGTTCAACACACTAAGGTGTACATGGGTCAAACAGAACCTCTTACTATGTCTATGTCTCTCCCGATTCACGGTTACGTTCCTGGACAAGCTATACCGATAAGGATAGTAATGACGAATCCTACCACGGTTGTGGTTAAGAAAATCAGAATTGTTTTCAAAAAA GTGGTGTCTTATCACTCGACGGAGAAGTCGCGTAAGCATAAAGAGATCGTAGTAGAAGTAGAACAACCCGTTAATAAAAACTCCGACACGTACGACGTCACGTTTGACGTTCCTGCGGTACCACCCACAGGGATGATCTACTGCAACATTATCGACGTTTTTTACACGCTTAAA GTCGAAGCTTGCGTGGAGATGAGCGAGTGGTTCTACAGAATGTTTCAGAAGAACTTGAAACTGCGAACAAATATAGTAGTCGGCACGGTGCCGCTTCAAAATTACGAGACTCCGCAAAAAACGTACGACATGACCGAAGCTTTATCATTTCATCCACCATGTACCAGGTCCGTTGAAGAATTCACCAACGACACGTCAACGTTCAAAAACTTCGAGGAAGAGGAAACCTCGAAGCCAAATTTGTCTT TGCCGCTCTACGAGAAAAGTCAGATATATCGATCCTCAAAACCGGACAAAGACGATCCTACGGGGGATGAAGGGGACAGCGACGGAGAGGTGAAACCGTATTCGCCCATGTATCGCGTGTACAAGTTCCAAAACATCGCGCAAGAAGGATAA
- the Tum gene encoding rac GTPase activating protein tumbleweed: MTTSLSLLASHDEVVRCSNVLINGACEEEFLQFAINQEEMRQKWLASIQECQRLHSALDKAHQEAADLDRKLSHARRLLDEEKRRRRTVEEQRNSLERQIAMARDLLFNDGGRNLNDETREKLQFLNNTTLNGRHSNMHIKDLHQNDKLNTIAELDSTGSILSDLSCFSKSEDDLDTSVIIQQSQKKREWKEHRPSGEYSTKKRRSALQKVAELNSSDRIVATTTVVMPKEGTITASSVIEAIPGDENVDPQGPLHNSCKRRKSSDRNKSKLTPVDLKHPQSDTVPSAPKAEILTSGSDSDGVFKPSPNIGGYTLNTKSARGHSFIGKTVIKPEVCTSCDKRIRFGKVALKCRDCKATAHTECKDLVPLPCVPTGNTPTLRGTSGTIADYTPMIPPMVPSLVVHCINEVELRGMSEQGLYRVNGGLTEVKCLKEKFLKGKGAPNLSDIDIPTICSTLKDFLRSLREPLITVGLWADFVRATTITDKQDADAALYQAISELPQPNRDTLAFLVLHLQRVSSSPECKMPISNLAKVFGPTLVGYSCQEPSPTSLLTETKNQVAIVENLLKIPSDYWANFVNPENLNSIGTHKTIELRHTPSTESLLKRSTSRGFFNTPLASSRTFMRRNKKYFATPPSRAAF; this comes from the exons ATGACCACATCGTTGTCGTTATTAGCAAGCCACGATGAAGTGGTGCGATGTTCAAACGTGCTCATAAACGGAGCTTGTGAAGAAG aatttttacaatttgCAATAAATCAAGAGGAAATGAGACAAAAATGGTTGGCGTCGATACAAGAATGTCAGCGACTTCATTCAGCTTTAGACAAAGCTCATCAAGAAGCTGCAGATTTAGATAGAAAATTGAGTCATGCCAGGAGACTTTTAGatgaagaaaaacgaagaagacgAACTGTTGAAGAACAGAGAAACTCATTG GAAAGACAAATTGCTATGGCCAGAGATCTTTTATTCAATGATGGTGGAAGGAACTTAAATGATGAAACACGGGAGAAACTACAGTTTTTAAACAATACCACATTGAATGGACGTCATAGTAACATGCATATTAAAGATTTACATCAAAATGATAA atTAAACACTATAGCGGAGCTGGACTCCACTGGCTCTATATTAAGTGACTTGAGTTGCTTTTCAAAGTCAGAAGATGACTTAGACACCAGTGTAATTATTCAACAAAGTCAAAAGAAAAGAGAATGGAAAGAACACAGACCTAGTGGCGAATATTCTACAAAAAAACGTCGTAGTGCATTACAAAAAGTTGCAGAATTAAATTCATCCGATAGAATAGTAGCTACAACTACTGTAGTAATGCCTAAAGAAGGTACTATTACTGCATCTTCTGTAATTGAGGCTATACCTGGAGATGAGAATGTAGATCCACAGGGTCCTTTACATAACTCGTGCAAAAGGCGCAAAAGTAGTGATCgtaataaatcaaaattaacACCTGTTGATCTAAAGCACCCACAAAGTGATACTGTT cCTTCTGCGCCAAAAGCAGAAATTCTTACATCAGGGTCAGATTCTGATGGTGTTTTCAAACCTAGTCCAAATATAGGTGGATATACTTTAAATACAAAATCTGCTAGAGGTCACAGTTTCATAGGAAAAACAGTAATTAAACCAGAAGTTTGTACATCCTGTGATAAGAG AATTCGATTTGGAAAAGTAGCTCTAAAGTGTAGAGACTGTAAAGCTACAGCTCACACAGAATGTAAAGATTTAGTACCATTACCATGTGTGCCCACTGGAAATACACCTACTTTACGTGGCACATCA GGAACCATAGCAGACTATACACCTATGATTCCACCAATGGTTCCATCATTGGTTGTTCATTGTATCAATGAAGTGGAACTAAGAGGAATGAGCGAACAAGGATTGTATAGGGTGAATGGTGGTTTGACAGAAGTGAAGTGTCTGAAAGAGAAATTCCTTAAAGGCAAAGGAGCTCCCAATCTTTCAGACATTGACATTCCTACTATATGTTCTACCCTAAAAGATTTTCTTAg ATCATTACGGGAGCCATTAATTACCGTAGGATTATGGGCAGATTTCGTTCGTGCCACTACCATTACAGACAAACAAGATGCTGATGCTGCTTTATACCAAGCAATTTCAGAACTACCTCAACCTAATAGAGACACGCTTGCTTTTCTGGTATTGCACTTGCAAAGAGTTTCGAGTAGTCCAGAATGTAAAATGCCTATAAGTAATCTGGCTAAAGTTTTTGGACCTACATTGGTGGGCTATAGTTGTCAAGAACCATCACCTACGTCTTTGCTTACCGAGACAAAAAATCAAgttgcg atagtagaaaatttattaaaaattccttcggATTATTGGGCAAATTTTGTCAATCCTGAAAATTTAAATAGCATTGGTACTCATAAAACGATAGAATTAAGACATACACCATCTACAGAATCTCTGCTTAAACGTAGCACTTCTCGTGGTTTTTTTAATACTCCACTTGCTTCTAG TCGTACGTTTATGAGGaggaataaaaaatactttgcGACACCTCCTTCGAGAGCAGCCTTCTAA